The nucleotide window AGAGAAACTAAAGTCGTTTTACCCGAACCAGAAGGGCCAGTCATAATGACAACTTCTCCAGAATTAATGGTCAGATTTACATTAAATAAAACCTGTTTTGTTAAAGATCCTTTCCCATAATAATGATTGAGATTACGAATATTAATAACCGAGGTATTGAAGGGTTTATTTAACACTTTCATCATTGAACTCTCCCAAAAAATTTTAAAAAATATCAGCCGGATCTGCTGCTTCTAACTTTTTAATAGCCATTGCACCAGAAATAATACACATCATTACCGTTAAACTTAGGACAAAGGTTGTCCGATTAAAAGTAAAAGCAAATGGAAGTAAAGTAGCAGATTTTGCATATTCATAAAGAATCCCAGTAATCAGAAACCCAGGAATAAAACCTAATATAGCAATTAAAACTGCTTGTTGTAAAACCATAGATAATAAATATTGATGATGATATCCTATAGCTTTTAAAGTCGCGTATTCAGATAAATGTTCAGAAATATTTGTATAAAGAATTTGATAGACGACTACCATTCCTACTATTAAACCTAAACTGACTCCCAGCCCAAAGACAAAACCGATCGGGGTACTACTGCTCCAATAATTTTGTTCAAATTTAATCAACTCTTCCTTAGAAAAAACCCGAACATCATCGGGATAATATTCTTTTAACTTAGTCACAAAACTTTTGACATCAGTGCCGGGTTTTAATTTAATTAATCCAAGATCTACAAAATCTTTAGGACGATTAGTAATAATTCTAAAAAAATTCAGATGACTGGTCAGGACACTTCCATCATATCCAAAAGATGTCCCCATTTCAAACAATCCAACAACCTCAACTTTTCGAGTTTGTCCCCCATAACTTAATTCAGTAATTATACTTTTTTGGGGTTCAAATTCTGAGGCAATATCTCCAAACTCTTTACGAGATTTAATATCAAATAAAATCTTATCCTCCAAATTTAATTGAGTGAGGTTTTCCTGGA belongs to Gloeothece citriformis PCC 7424 and includes:
- the devC gene encoding ABC transporter permease DevC yields the protein MIKLQRILKLKKLPTAWLQLKYQKTRLIVALAGVIFSVVIIFMQLGIQDALFKSAVRLYEALQGDVFLISPRTTAIIRMEKFTEHRLYQALAFKEVDFVSPIYLEFPQWRNPQRKNYWRTISLIGIDLRYPVLNLPGVQENLTQLNLEDKILFDIKSRKEFGDIASEFEPQKSIITELSYGGQTRKVEVVGLFEMGTSFGYDGSVLTSHLNFFRIITNRPKDFVDLGLIKLKPGTDVKSFVTKLKEYYPDDVRVFSKEELIKFEQNYWSSSTPIGFVFGLGVSLGLIVGMVVVYQILYTNISEHLSEYATLKAIGYHHQYLLSMVLQQAVLIAILGFIPGFLITGILYEYAKSATLLPFAFTFNRTTFVLSLTVMMCIISGAMAIKKLEAADPADIF